One region of Limnospira fusiformis SAG 85.79 genomic DNA includes:
- a CDS encoding homocysteine biosynthesis protein, which translates to MKTIAEINHKINQQQAIVCTIEELKARVKETSISQVAEEVDVITTGTFEPMESSGAIINLGHTDPPINIRTCWLNGVPAYSGFGAVDIYIGATQMVKEGDEPSDRGGGHVIEDLIAGKTVHLQAVGTPSDCYPRSSLETSINKDTINQFYLFNPRNLYQNFIIGVNGGDRPLFTYLGPLQPFLGNAVYSNSGAISPLFNDPDLQLIGIGTRIFLGGGIGYITWEGTQHFPIQKRLPNRTPIGPAATLAVIGDAKKMNPYWVRGCYFKQHGPSLMLGIGIPLPVLNEEVVLRAAIADEDIVAPVVDFAIPRRVRPTFGLVTYAQLKSGRIQIEGKTVRTAPLASISRSRQVAEELKEWIESGNFTLTEPVAPIPMDRSFIPQDIWGSQIRLD; encoded by the coding sequence GTGAAAACCATAGCCGAAATCAACCACAAAATCAATCAGCAGCAAGCCATTGTCTGCACCATCGAAGAACTCAAAGCCAGAGTCAAAGAAACCAGCATCAGCCAAGTCGCCGAAGAAGTCGATGTCATCACCACCGGAACCTTTGAACCCATGGAATCTTCCGGCGCAATTATCAACCTCGGACATACAGACCCCCCCATCAATATTCGCACCTGCTGGCTTAACGGTGTACCCGCCTACAGTGGTTTTGGGGCAGTAGATATATATATTGGCGCTACCCAAATGGTGAAAGAAGGAGATGAACCAAGCGATCGCGGTGGCGGTCATGTTATCGAAGATTTAATCGCTGGAAAAACCGTCCATCTTCAAGCTGTTGGGACTCCCTCCGACTGCTACCCCCGTAGTTCCCTAGAAACCTCGATTAACAAAGATACAATTAACCAGTTTTATCTATTTAATCCCCGCAATTTATACCAGAATTTTATCATTGGCGTTAATGGTGGCGATCGGCCTTTATTTACCTACCTCGGACCCCTACAACCATTTTTAGGTAATGCAGTTTACTCCAACTCTGGCGCGATATCTCCCCTATTCAATGACCCCGACCTACAATTAATCGGCATAGGAACTCGCATTTTTTTAGGGGGAGGAATTGGTTATATCACATGGGAAGGAACCCAACATTTCCCCATCCAAAAAAGATTACCTAACCGCACACCCATAGGACCCGCCGCCACCCTAGCCGTTATCGGTGATGCTAAAAAAATGAACCCCTATTGGGTGCGAGGCTGCTATTTTAAACAACACGGACCCTCTCTCATGTTAGGCATTGGCATTCCTTTACCTGTGCTTAATGAAGAAGTGGTTTTGCGCGCTGCTATTGCTGATGAGGATATTGTTGCGCCAGTCGTCGATTTTGCTATCCCCCGCCGGGTTCGCCCGACCTTCGGTTTGGTAACATACGCTCAACTCAAAAGCGGTCGTATCCAAATTGAGGGTAAAACCGTCCGCACCGCCCCCCTCGCCAGTATTTCCCGCTCTCGACAGGTCGCGGAGGAACTCAAGGAATGGATAGAGTCTGGCAATTTTACCCTCACTGAACCTGTCGCTCCTATCCCTATGGACAGGTCTTTTATCCCCCAAGATATTTGGGGTTCTCAAATACGTTTAGATTGA
- a CDS encoding tetratricopeptide repeat protein, translating to MVDKRRGVVGVILVLSLIAFVGFSMAPLLGGLFRNDSSESAGNQTAVSNISGAQLQDLQDQARGYQLVLQREPDNETALRGFLQAKFELISQDQGQVADVVEPLQRLAQLHPETPEYGILLAQAQEYTGNPEGAAQSYRRILEQRPGEVQALQGLVSLLISQNRPEAAIGLLEDTLKSAPQINQAQAGSIDEISIQLILGQVYAEQQRYQEAIAVYDEAIKNSESDFRPVLAKAIILRQQGNPEDAELLFAEAIDLAPAGFRDQIKLQAGMTPTSPTMETSPEATTETEAVETDGTGLPE from the coding sequence ATGGTAGATAAACGTCGTGGCGTGGTTGGGGTAATTTTAGTGCTATCCCTAATCGCATTTGTGGGATTTTCCATGGCCCCCTTGCTGGGAGGACTGTTCAGAAACGATTCATCCGAGTCCGCCGGGAATCAGACCGCCGTTTCCAATATTAGCGGCGCTCAACTCCAAGACCTCCAAGACCAAGCCAGGGGCTATCAATTGGTTTTACAAAGGGAACCCGATAACGAGACAGCCTTGCGGGGATTTCTGCAAGCTAAATTTGAGTTAATCAGTCAAGATCAAGGACAGGTCGCAGATGTTGTTGAACCTTTACAGCGACTCGCGCAATTACACCCGGAAACTCCAGAATATGGGATTCTATTAGCTCAAGCTCAAGAGTATACAGGCAATCCGGAAGGTGCGGCTCAAAGCTATCGAAGGATTTTAGAACAGCGACCCGGAGAAGTTCAAGCCCTACAGGGACTCGTCAGCCTCCTGATTTCCCAAAACCGACCCGAAGCAGCTATTGGCTTATTAGAAGACACCCTCAAATCAGCACCACAGATTAATCAAGCCCAAGCCGGAAGTATTGACGAAATCTCCATCCAACTAATCTTAGGGCAGGTTTACGCCGAACAGCAACGTTACCAAGAAGCGATCGCCGTTTATGATGAAGCCATCAAAAATAGCGAGTCAGACTTCCGCCCCGTCCTAGCTAAAGCTATCATACTCAGACAACAGGGTAATCCTGAAGATGCCGAGTTACTATTTGCGGAAGCCATAGACTTAGCCCCCGCCGGCTTTAGAGATCAAATTAAACTACAGGCAGGAATGACACCCACTTCCCCAACTATGGAAACTTCCCCCGAAGCTACCACAGAAACCGAGGCTGTGGAAACTGATGGTACAGGACTACCCGAATAA
- the lgt gene encoding prolipoprotein diacylglyceryl transferase: MLIQYLPVGFQFTSPGPTILEVGPISIRWYGLLIASAVLIGVTLCQYLASRRHVNPELMGDLVIWLIIGAIPAARLYYVAFQWQNYANDPASIIAIWKGGIAIHGAIIGGILAALIFAKINQVSFWLLADLVAPALILGQAIGRWGNFFNSEAFGGPTDLPWKLYISPPYRLLGYQDYQYFHPTFLYESIWNFLVFGLLLTLFFRDLQQKPPLKLGSIFLVYAIAYSSGRIWIEALRTDSLMLGPFRIAQLISFGGILLGMAGLLWLYVFQRHLPDVVKSDF, encoded by the coding sequence ATGCTCATTCAATATCTCCCTGTCGGGTTTCAATTTACCTCTCCCGGACCGACCATCTTAGAAGTCGGTCCCATATCAATTCGCTGGTATGGTTTACTAATTGCTTCGGCGGTGTTAATTGGTGTCACCCTCTGTCAATATCTCGCCAGTCGCCGCCATGTCAACCCAGAGTTAATGGGGGATTTGGTGATTTGGTTGATAATTGGTGCAATTCCCGCCGCCCGACTTTACTATGTTGCCTTTCAATGGCAGAATTATGCTAACGACCCCGCTAGTATTATTGCCATTTGGAAAGGTGGCATCGCTATTCATGGCGCAATTATCGGGGGTATCCTCGCGGCGCTCATTTTTGCCAAAATTAATCAGGTCTCCTTTTGGCTGTTAGCTGATTTGGTCGCACCTGCCTTGATTTTAGGTCAAGCTATCGGACGCTGGGGAAATTTCTTTAACTCCGAAGCCTTTGGCGGTCCGACAGACTTACCCTGGAAGTTATACATATCTCCCCCCTACCGACTTCTCGGTTATCAGGACTATCAGTATTTTCATCCCACTTTCCTCTATGAGTCAATCTGGAATTTCCTCGTCTTTGGCTTACTGCTAACCCTGTTTTTCCGAGACCTCCAACAAAAGCCTCCCCTCAAGTTAGGCAGCATTTTTTTAGTTTATGCGATCGCCTACAGTTCTGGACGAATTTGGATTGAAGCACTCCGAACTGATAGCCTTATGTTAGGACCCTTTAGAATAGCCCAATTGATTAGCTTCGGCGGTATCCTATTGGGAATGGCAGGTCTACTATGGCTATATGTTTTCCAACGCCATTTACCTGATGTCGTCAAATCTGATTTCTAG
- the cobM gene encoding precorrin-4 C(11)-methyltransferase produces MNGTTRESLPPMVYIVGAGPGDPELLTVKAQKLLTQADVILFADSLIPPQMLVGVRQDAEIIPTANLTLEDILPVMIDRVQKGRSVVRLHSGDPSLYGAIYEQIRQLLEMGIDLEIVPGISAFQDAAAKLKLELTIPELVQTIILTRVSGRATGVPPSEELASLAAHQASLCLYLSARHVATAQDKLIAHYPPQTQVAICYRLGWPDEKIRVVPLHQMAEVTQQENLTRTTLYLITPALGANPTARSSLYHPQHSHLFRQNVKFC; encoded by the coding sequence ATGAATGGCACAACCCGAGAATCATTGCCACCAATGGTGTACATTGTAGGGGCAGGACCAGGCGACCCAGAATTGCTCACAGTTAAAGCCCAAAAACTTTTGACTCAAGCTGATGTGATTCTGTTTGCTGATTCCTTGATACCCCCGCAAATGTTAGTCGGTGTGCGTCAGGATGCAGAAATTATCCCCACGGCTAATCTGACCCTTGAGGATATCCTACCTGTTATGATAGATAGAGTCCAAAAAGGGCGATCGGTTGTCCGTCTACATTCGGGAGACCCTAGCCTATATGGGGCTATTTATGAACAGATACGCCAACTCTTAGAGATGGGTATTGATTTGGAAATAGTCCCCGGTATTAGTGCTTTTCAAGATGCCGCCGCTAAACTCAAGCTGGAGTTAACTATTCCTGAGTTAGTCCAGACTATCATTTTAACCCGCGTCAGTGGACGTGCTACGGGTGTTCCTCCCTCAGAAGAGTTGGCGAGTTTAGCAGCCCATCAAGCTAGTTTATGTCTCTATCTCAGTGCGCGTCATGTCGCTACCGCCCAAGATAAGTTAATCGCACATTATCCCCCCCAAACACAGGTCGCTATTTGTTATCGTCTGGGATGGCCTGATGAGAAAATTAGGGTAGTTCCCCTACATCAAATGGCTGAAGTTACTCAACAAGAAAATTTGACACGCACCACACTCTATCTCATAACTCCCGCATTGGGTGCTAACCCTACCGCCAGGTCTAGCCTTTATCACCCGCAACACTCCCACTTATTTCGCCAAAATGTTAAGTTTTGTTAA
- a CDS encoding SDR family NAD(P)-dependent oxidoreductase → MAIASVDRFKMKAEHGIITGGSSGIGLEIAKLLIQTGANITLIARDGEKLEKAARELEKLCPEREVLTLAADVSDRLEIEAAMMNSCDRLGTPDILVTSAGIAYPGYFLEIPITVFEQTMSVNYFGALYSVKAIVPLMVKRGKGTVVLISSGAGLIGLYGYAAYSPSKFALRGLAEALRGELKPLGIKIAVVYPPDTDTPQLRTENLTKPPETQQITATAGIWKPEDVAEAIVRGLEKGEFAITPGMEMTLLNRLHSLVSPGLNWYFDRLVAKISKHHRSHGGRIMNKSTREVAIAILYQSDKILLQLRDDIPTIVYPGVWGMFGGHIEPMETPLETMKRELLEEIGYVPTSLYEFGTYATEEVVRHVFHGPLEVGLEQLILGEGWDMELVTRADIIAGQAYSKQAGMLKAIGEPHRLILVDFLEARINMG, encoded by the coding sequence TTGGCGATCGCCTCTGTGGATAGATTCAAGATGAAAGCAGAACATGGGATAATCACGGGTGGTTCTAGTGGGATAGGCTTAGAGATAGCGAAACTGCTGATTCAGACAGGGGCGAATATTACCCTAATTGCGCGTGATGGTGAAAAATTAGAAAAGGCGGCGAGGGAACTAGAGAAGTTGTGCCCTGAGCGAGAGGTGTTAACCTTGGCGGCGGACGTGAGCGATCGCCTGGAGATAGAAGCTGCTATGATGAACTCATGCGATCGGCTAGGTACACCGGATATATTGGTGACATCAGCGGGCATAGCTTATCCTGGTTATTTCCTAGAAATACCGATAACAGTCTTTGAACAAACAATGTCAGTGAACTATTTTGGGGCGCTATACTCAGTAAAGGCAATAGTTCCGCTGATGGTGAAACGGGGGAAAGGGACAGTAGTTCTGATCTCCTCCGGGGCGGGTTTAATCGGGCTGTATGGCTATGCCGCCTACTCTCCTAGTAAATTTGCCTTACGGGGGTTAGCCGAGGCTTTACGGGGCGAATTAAAGCCATTGGGGATAAAGATAGCGGTAGTATACCCACCCGACACAGATACGCCACAACTGAGGACAGAAAACTTGACTAAACCGCCAGAAACGCAACAGATAACCGCGACGGCTGGAATTTGGAAACCAGAAGATGTCGCCGAGGCTATTGTGCGAGGTCTGGAAAAGGGGGAGTTTGCAATCACTCCGGGAATGGAAATGACGCTACTGAACCGCCTTCACAGCTTGGTATCACCGGGACTTAACTGGTACTTTGACCGCCTAGTGGCTAAAATCTCCAAACACCATAGAAGCCATGGGGGCCGGATTATGAACAAATCTACTCGAGAAGTAGCGATCGCCATTTTGTACCAGTCTGACAAAATTCTCCTACAGCTAAGGGACGATATCCCCACCATAGTTTATCCTGGGGTTTGGGGGATGTTTGGCGGTCATATAGAACCAATGGAAACCCCCCTAGAAACCATGAAAAGGGAATTACTCGAAGAAATTGGCTATGTCCCGACCTCCCTATATGAGTTTGGCACTTATGCGACAGAAGAGGTAGTGCGCCATGTATTTCACGGACCCTTAGAAGTAGGTCTTGAGCAACTGATTTTAGGGGAGGGGTGGGATATGGAACTGGTAACCCGCGCGGATATTATAGCCGGACAAGCCTATTCTAAGCAAGCGGGAATGTTGAAAGCGATCGGCGAACCCCACCGCCTAATTTTAGTAGATTTTCTGGAAGCGAGAATCAACATGGGTTAA
- the feoB gene encoding Fe(2+) transporter permease subunit FeoB — protein sequence MKKPTIALIGNPNCGKTTVFNNLTGSHQTTGNWPGVTVDRKEGYYSYNGQKIAVIDLPGVYSLDAEDSETSLDEKIARDYLLAVRDLIVNVIDASNLERNLYLTTQLIEMGLPVIALLNMMDLAESGGLQINPELLSERLGCPVLQAVAAAGVGTTELRSAIAIALERPPVPKCYVIYPAVVEEAIARLMSGVIEYYGDTHVAPRWTAVKLLEYRDDATPYGAGSALRATTPAHFINPRLTALEKRVVTERRKIHQTLGEDIDIIIADSRYSFVRQLLLGVAQTNSKAGANISDQIDLVVLNRWLGIPIFLTVMYLAFLFTINIGGAFIDFFDIAAGTIFVDGFGVLLENLGWPGWAIALLADGAGGGIQTVTTFIPVIGFMFLFLSFLEDSGYMARAAFVMDRLMRFVGLPGKSFVPMLLGFGCNVPAIMATRTLENPRDRIMTIIMNPFMSCGARLPVYALFAAAFFPVAGQNMVFGLYLIGIAAAIFSGLVLKNTLLRGKSGYLIMELPPYHIPQFNSVLLRTWDRLKAFLLRAGKAIVLMVMVLGLLNSLGTDGSFGNQDSEESVLSATAKAIAPAFAPMGIRQENWPATVGIFTGIFAKEVMVGTLDNIYSQIAQEKSIPASVYSPFEIGFDFWGGIRNAFATIPGNLAEVPGALLDPLGLNISSVQVYDQPASEQPVAIGTFGEMVRQFDGKAGAFAYLLFVLLYFPCVSATAAVYRETNLGWTLFAAGWTTGLAYWVAVMFYQIATFARHPLASTLWIGFLAMVMAGVISVMKASGKKHRKSSGASGS from the coding sequence ATGAAAAAACCAACTATCGCTCTCATCGGCAACCCCAACTGCGGGAAAACTACAGTCTTCAATAACCTGACAGGTTCTCACCAGACGACTGGGAACTGGCCGGGGGTGACTGTCGATCGCAAAGAAGGTTACTACAGCTACAACGGTCAAAAAATAGCGGTTATCGACCTGCCGGGGGTTTATTCCCTTGATGCCGAAGACTCGGAAACTAGCCTCGACGAAAAGATAGCGCGGGATTATCTGCTCGCCGTGCGGGATTTAATCGTTAACGTTATCGATGCTTCTAACTTAGAACGGAATTTGTATCTAACTACCCAACTGATAGAGATGGGATTGCCCGTGATCGCCCTCCTGAATATGATGGATTTAGCAGAAAGCGGGGGCTTGCAGATAAATCCCGAGCTGCTGTCGGAGCGTTTGGGATGTCCGGTATTGCAGGCAGTGGCGGCGGCGGGTGTGGGAACGACCGAGCTGCGCTCTGCGATCGCTATCGCTCTCGAACGTCCGCCAGTGCCTAAATGTTATGTAATTTACCCGGCAGTGGTCGAAGAGGCGATCGCTCGATTAATGTCCGGGGTGATCGAATACTATGGCGATACCCATGTCGCTCCCCGTTGGACGGCAGTTAAACTCCTCGAATATAGAGACGATGCCACCCCTTATGGGGCGGGTTCCGCTCTGCGCGCCACCACACCAGCCCATTTTATTAACCCGCGGCTAACCGCCCTCGAAAAACGAGTGGTCACAGAGCGGCGAAAAATCCACCAAACTTTGGGGGAAGATATCGATATCATTATTGCCGACAGTCGCTACAGTTTTGTCCGGCAACTGCTTTTGGGTGTGGCACAAACCAATAGTAAGGCAGGAGCGAACATTTCTGACCAAATCGATTTAGTTGTCTTGAACCGCTGGCTAGGGATTCCGATTTTTCTGACAGTGATGTATCTAGCCTTCCTATTTACCATCAATATTGGCGGCGCGTTCATCGATTTCTTCGATATCGCCGCCGGCACGATTTTTGTTGACGGTTTCGGGGTATTGCTGGAAAATCTGGGTTGGCCGGGATGGGCGATCGCTTTGCTGGCAGATGGTGCTGGGGGCGGCATCCAAACCGTTACCACCTTTATCCCGGTTATCGGATTTATGTTTTTGTTCCTGTCGTTTTTGGAAGACTCCGGTTATATGGCGCGGGCAGCCTTCGTCATGGATAGGTTAATGCGGTTCGTGGGGCTGCCGGGAAAATCTTTCGTGCCGATGTTATTGGGTTTTGGCTGCAACGTGCCCGCCATTATGGCAACCCGGACTTTAGAAAATCCTCGCGATCGCATCATGACAATCATCATGAACCCGTTTATGTCTTGTGGGGCGCGACTGCCGGTTTACGCTCTCTTTGCTGCTGCCTTTTTTCCCGTAGCCGGCCAGAACATGGTATTTGGTTTGTATTTGATCGGCATCGCGGCGGCAATATTTAGCGGTTTGGTCTTGAAAAACACCTTGCTGCGAGGAAAGTCGGGATATTTAATTATGGAACTGCCCCCCTATCACATTCCCCAATTTAATTCTGTGTTGTTGCGAACCTGGGACCGGCTGAAAGCGTTTTTGTTGAGGGCGGGAAAAGCGATCGTTTTAATGGTAATGGTGTTGGGTTTGTTAAATTCCCTCGGCACCGACGGTTCTTTCGGCAACCAGGATAGCGAAGAGTCGGTATTGAGCGCCACTGCCAAAGCGATCGCCCCCGCCTTCGCGCCGATGGGCATTCGGCAGGAAAACTGGCCGGCTACCGTCGGTATCTTTACGGGTATTTTTGCCAAAGAAGTGATGGTCGGCACTCTGGATAATATCTACAGTCAAATAGCTCAGGAAAAATCCATTCCCGCTTCCGTCTACAGTCCTTTTGAAATCGGGTTCGACTTCTGGGGAGGTATCCGTAACGCCTTCGCCACTATCCCCGGAAATTTGGCGGAAGTACCGGGCGCGTTGTTAGACCCCCTCGGACTGAATATCAGTTCTGTACAGGTCTATGACCAACCGGCATCAGAACAGCCAGTGGCGATCGGCACTTTTGGGGAGATGGTGAGGCAGTTTGACGGTAAAGCGGGGGCTTTTGCTTATTTGCTGTTTGTCTTACTCTACTTTCCTTGCGTTTCTGCCACCGCAGCCGTTTACCGAGAGACCAATTTGGGTTGGACTCTATTCGCCGCCGGGTGGACTACCGGTTTGGCTTATTGGGTGGCGGTGATGTTCTATCAAATCGCGACTTTTGCGCGACATCCCCTTGCTTCTACGTTGTGGATCGGATTTTTGGCTATGGTGATGGCGGGTGTTATTTCGGTGATGAAGGCAAGTGGAAAAAAACACCGAAAAAGTTCGGGAGCATCTGGAAGTTAA
- a CDS encoding sensor domain-containing diguanylate cyclase: protein MKYCNCKSKIPNLYFGDRVQFAKCRNESAKIVAVGGICLSVLASIVAWQWDTEKLQNFIHEDSDNLKRALEETIDDKNVISSAIDELKTREILNATLPGQTLDKFNIYLYTTSLDGEIRPLVFYEPKTHTYVDVSQHQPKLAGRGWLCPEFSPISTSSGGKAFGKLRRTHLLAKPCTREVKIGTDTYFSLLLLPTSDYFAAHKYWRTWSVLGGGLVLTSILTSYLLALQRYTNRVEAQVEERTGELQESNERLQQTNSQLQQTLKEIRLLNEMNDGLLACYTLEQAYAIISLYMEQLFPDFPGGIFAISESKNFLEEMSSWGEGSSIQKLFCPHDCMALRMGQPSVLGSDRCGALCKNVNRPHPSQHCCIPMAAQGETIGLLHLSSPEGAKLTQSKQELGTTVAKQVALSLANLKLRESLQHQSIRDPLTNLFNRRYMETCLERELRRAQLGGLPLGILMLDLDRFKQFNDTFGHDAGDTVLREIGLFLQKQIRGSDIACRYGGEEITLILPDTPLDVCRSRAEQIREGVKHLNIQHRGQSLGVVSFSIGVATFPEHGLTGEAVVEAADAALYRAKREGRDRVICASINAIANTS from the coding sequence ATGAAATACTGTAATTGTAAATCAAAAATACCCAACCTGTATTTTGGCGATCGCGTCCAATTTGCCAAATGTCGAAATGAGTCGGCTAAAATAGTAGCTGTGGGCGGCATCTGCCTGTCGGTGTTAGCAAGTATAGTCGCATGGCAGTGGGATACCGAAAAACTCCAAAATTTTATCCACGAAGATTCGGATAATCTCAAGAGAGCTTTAGAAGAAACTATCGATGATAAAAATGTTATAAGTAGCGCGATAGATGAGCTGAAAACTAGAGAAATTTTGAACGCAACTTTGCCAGGTCAAACCTTGGATAAATTCAATATTTACCTCTACACAACTTCCTTAGATGGCGAAATTCGTCCCTTGGTATTTTATGAACCTAAAACTCACACTTATGTCGATGTTTCCCAACACCAACCGAAGCTGGCGGGGAGAGGATGGCTTTGTCCAGAGTTCAGTCCGATTTCGACTTCTTCGGGTGGCAAAGCTTTCGGAAAACTGAGGCGAACCCATCTGCTGGCAAAACCTTGTACGCGGGAAGTGAAAATTGGGACCGATACCTACTTCTCATTATTACTCCTGCCAACATCAGACTACTTCGCCGCTCACAAATATTGGCGAACTTGGTCGGTGCTTGGTGGCGGTTTAGTTTTAACCAGTATCTTGACCAGCTATTTGCTGGCCTTACAGCGCTATACAAATCGAGTGGAGGCGCAAGTAGAAGAGCGCACTGGGGAACTCCAAGAAAGCAACGAACGACTGCAACAGACCAACTCGCAACTGCAACAAACTCTCAAAGAGATTCGCTTGCTCAACGAAATGAACGATGGCCTACTGGCTTGCTACACCCTGGAACAAGCTTACGCGATTATTTCTTTATATATGGAACAGTTATTCCCCGATTTCCCGGGGGGGATATTTGCCATTAGCGAATCGAAAAACTTTCTCGAAGAGATGTCGAGTTGGGGGGAGGGAAGTTCCATCCAGAAACTTTTCTGCCCCCATGACTGCATGGCGCTACGGATGGGTCAGCCATCAGTGCTGGGAAGCGATCGCTGCGGGGCACTTTGTAAAAATGTGAATCGCCCCCATCCCTCACAGCATTGCTGCATCCCGATGGCGGCCCAGGGAGAAACTATTGGTTTGCTACATTTGAGTTCCCCAGAAGGAGCGAAATTAACTCAGTCCAAGCAAGAGTTGGGAACTACTGTTGCCAAACAGGTAGCGCTATCCCTAGCCAATTTGAAGCTGCGAGAGAGCTTGCAACATCAAAGCATTCGGGATCCCCTGACTAATTTGTTTAATCGACGCTATATGGAAACTTGCTTAGAAAGGGAGTTGCGTCGCGCCCAACTGGGCGGCCTGCCTTTGGGTATTTTAATGCTGGATTTAGATCGTTTTAAGCAATTTAACGATACTTTCGGTCACGATGCGGGCGATACGGTACTTAGGGAGATTGGCTTGTTTTTGCAAAAACAGATTCGGGGGTCAGATATTGCCTGTCGTTATGGAGGCGAGGAGATTACTTTGATTCTGCCGGACACACCTTTGGATGTCTGTCGTTCTCGCGCCGAACAAATTCGAGAGGGGGTGAAGCATCTCAACATTCAGCATCGCGGCCAGTCTTTGGGGGTTGTGAGTTTCTCTATCGGAGTGGCGACTTTCCCGGAACACGGCCTGACGGGAGAGGCTGTCGTGGAAGCTGCCGATGCCGCTTTGTATAGGGCAAAACGCGAAGGTCGCGATCGCGTAATTTGCGCTTCCATTAACGCGATCGCCAATACCTCTTAG
- a CDS encoding ATP-binding protein: protein MRKESEKRDSLWQSASQSPKKKASGNMPVKVAVVLGLCLSTVAAIAVWQRERETLAIELRESTENLRSALQEQIDGNSDLTGGNFSAGELLKATLPGQVLENLNIYLYQESVDGEFEPLAFYEFNAHTLIVDRLDPPKLSGRGWLCPEFSVPSSSSTGQAFRQLRQTQTTGKPCQRTLSVGDRQWFLLLLPTSAYLAPYKYWQSWGIFLGGSILTSLLATYLLVSGRYTKQVEELVEERTIKAQQLQKALEELQETQGMLVHSEKMSSLGQMVAGIAHEINNPVNFISGNISCTKEYVQDLLKLIEVYQSHYPNPDPDIEEFSSEIDLDFLAEDLPKILNSMQVGVNRISQIVLSMRNFSRLDRAEMQAVNLHEGIDSTLLILNNRLTAKAGIYGIKLIKTYGELPLVECNAGQLNQVFMNIVANAIDAIESYDKQRSQEEKKANPSWIAIQTSVGNASDIRGGYDYVTVTIADNGPGIPADIQKKIFDPFFTTKPVGKGTGLGMSIAYKIVVEGHGGTIRCRSSVGQGTEFTINLPIRQISTNQKPNLMEICVA, encoded by the coding sequence ATGAGAAAAGAGTCGGAGAAGAGAGACAGTCTTTGGCAGTCAGCTTCTCAAAGCCCCAAGAAAAAGGCTTCTGGGAATATGCCAGTCAAGGTGGCAGTAGTTTTAGGTCTTTGTTTATCTACGGTGGCGGCGATCGCGGTGTGGCAGCGAGAACGAGAAACCCTAGCGATCGAGTTGCGGGAAAGTACAGAGAATTTGAGAAGCGCCCTACAAGAGCAAATTGATGGCAACTCAGATTTAACTGGGGGTAATTTCTCAGCCGGAGAACTGCTGAAGGCGACTTTACCGGGACAAGTGCTAGAGAATCTCAATATTTACCTATACCAAGAGAGTGTAGATGGTGAATTTGAACCCCTGGCATTTTACGAATTTAACGCCCATACTCTGATTGTGGATCGCCTGGACCCACCGAAACTGTCTGGGAGGGGATGGCTTTGTCCAGAATTTAGCGTTCCTTCGAGTTCTTCGACAGGTCAAGCCTTTCGGCAACTCAGACAAACTCAGACGACGGGGAAACCTTGCCAGCGGACGCTATCGGTGGGCGATCGCCAATGGTTTCTCTTATTATTGCCAACCTCGGCATATCTAGCCCCTTACAAATATTGGCAAAGCTGGGGAATATTCCTGGGCGGTTCAATTTTAACCAGTTTGCTGGCTACCTATTTGCTAGTGTCGGGGCGCTATACCAAACAGGTAGAGGAATTAGTAGAAGAACGGACGATTAAAGCGCAACAATTGCAAAAAGCCCTAGAAGAATTACAGGAAACTCAAGGGATGCTGGTTCACAGCGAAAAAATGTCTAGCCTGGGTCAAATGGTAGCAGGTATCGCCCACGAAATCAACAATCCCGTCAACTTTATTTCGGGGAATATTTCCTGCACGAAAGAATACGTGCAAGATTTGTTGAAGCTGATTGAAGTTTATCAAAGTCATTATCCAAATCCCGACCCAGATATTGAGGAATTTAGTTCAGAAATCGATTTAGATTTCTTGGCTGAGGATTTGCCCAAGATTTTAAATTCGATGCAAGTGGGAGTAAATAGAATCTCTCAAATAGTTCTTTCTATGCGAAATTTTTCTCGTTTAGATCGGGCGGAAATGCAGGCGGTAAATTTGCACGAAGGCATTGATAGTACCTTGTTAATTTTAAACAATCGCTTGACGGCAAAAGCGGGTATTTATGGGATTAAACTTATTAAAACATACGGGGAATTGCCTTTAGTAGAATGCAATGCAGGTCAACTGAATCAGGTGTTTATGAATATCGTTGCTAACGCCATAGATGCCATAGAAAGCTACGATAAACAACGCTCCCAGGAAGAGAAAAAAGCCAATCCCAGTTGGATTGCTATTCAGACATCTGTGGGTAATGCTTCTGACATTCGGGGCGGTTATGATTATGTGACGGTGACAATTGCGGATAATGGACCGGGGATTCCCGCCGATATTCAAAAGAAAATTTTTGACCCATTTTTTACGACCAAACCTGTGGGCAAAGGCACCGGTTTGGGAATGTCTATTGCCTACAAAATTGTGGTAGAAGGACATGGTGGCACGATTCGGTGTCGGTCGTCAGTAGGTCAGGGAACTGAGTTTACAATCAACCTTCCTATCCGACAAATATCTACCAACCAAAAACCCAATTTAATGGAGATATGTGTAGCTTAA